From a single bacterium genomic region:
- a CDS encoding winged helix-turn-helix domain-containing protein: MTLHEAIKVVLEGADRPMSTREIAAELNRRGLYAKKDGTEITDFQVHGRTKNYPKLFRREGTTVSLI; encoded by the coding sequence ATGACGTTGCACGAGGCGATCAAGGTCGTGCTGGAAGGTGCCGACCGCCCAATGAGCACCCGGGAGATCGCCGCCGAGCTGAACCGGCGCGGGCTGTACGCGAAGAAGGACGGGACCGAGATCACGGACTTCCAGGTCCACGGCCGGACGAAGAACTACCCGAAGCTGTTCCGGCGGGAGGGCACAACCGTCAGCTTGATCTAG
- a CDS encoding DUF1858 domain-containing protein: MIDKEMKIEDVLRRYPQAIPVMERFGIDCAQCQLSEYENLEHGARVHGIDLSALLRELNESLAAKR, encoded by the coding sequence ATGATCGACAAGGAGATGAAGATCGAGGACGTGCTCCGTCGATATCCTCAGGCGATTCCGGTCATGGAGCGGTTCGGGATCGATTGCGCCCAGTGCCAGCTCTCGGAATACGAAAACCTGGAGCACGGCGCCAGGGTCCACGGGATCGATCTTTCGGCGCTGCTCCGCGAGCTGAACGAGTCGCTGGCGGCGAAACGGTAG
- the nadC gene encoding carboxylating nicotinate-nucleotide diphosphorylase — protein sequence MIARPLYEEIVRAALREDAPFGDPFGEAFRGGASGLFLAGGDGVLCGGPVASEVFRQVDPSVAVSFSPDGHRVSRGDRVGEASGPAGSLLRAERVALNFLQRLSGVATATSLYASRIAGHGTKLLDTRKTTPLLRVLEKYAVRTGGGTNHRFSLSDGILIKENGIRAAGGIAAAVAAARSAAHHLLRVEVEAETLADVEAAVAAGADAVLLDNMPPSMVREAVARFAGVVLLEASGGIHLGNVEEYARTGVAAVAVGAITHSAPALDISFELST from the coding sequence ATGATCGCGCGGCCGCTGTACGAGGAGATCGTCCGCGCGGCCCTTCGCGAGGACGCCCCGTTCGGAGATCCCTTCGGGGAGGCGTTCCGGGGCGGCGCGTCCGGCCTCTTCCTGGCGGGGGGCGACGGGGTGCTTTGCGGCGGGCCGGTGGCGTCGGAGGTGTTCCGCCAGGTCGACCCGTCCGTTGCCGTTTCCTTCTCCCCCGACGGGCACCGGGTGAGCCGCGGCGACCGGGTCGGGGAAGCGTCCGGTCCGGCCGGCTCCCTCCTGAGAGCGGAGCGGGTGGCTCTCAACTTCCTCCAGCGACTGTCGGGCGTGGCCACCGCGACGTCCCTCTACGCGTCGCGCATCGCCGGGCACGGCACGAAACTGCTCGACACGCGGAAGACGACGCCCCTGCTCCGTGTTCTCGAAAAGTACGCCGTCCGGACCGGCGGTGGAACGAACCACCGGTTCTCCCTTTCCGACGGCATCCTCATCAAGGAGAACGGGATCCGGGCGGCCGGGGGGATCGCCGCGGCGGTCGCCGCGGCGCGGTCGGCGGCGCACCACCTCCTCCGCGTCGAGGTGGAGGCGGAGACGCTTGCGGACGTGGAGGCGGCGGTCGCGGCGGGAGCCGACGCGGTCCTCCTCGACAACATGCCGCCGTCGATGGTCCGGGAGGCGGTCGCCCGCTTCGCCGGGGTCGTCCTCCTCGAGGCGTCCGGGGGGATCCACCTGGGGAACGTCGAGGAGTACGCCCGCACCGGGGTGGCCGCCGTCGCCGTCGGCGCGATCACCCACTCCGCCCCCGCCCTCGACATCTCCTTCGAACTGTCGACGTGA
- the queD gene encoding 6-carboxytetrahydropterin synthase QueD → MSSDTFALTVRTSFAAAHRLRGYDGNCERLHGHNWQVEVTVESPTLDERGIALDFRVLKTSLHDLLSRFDHRYLNEVPPFDGTNPSSENLARHLYEELEKSVPAPARVSRVTVWESDDARAGYSRRD, encoded by the coding sequence ATGAGCTCGGATACGTTCGCTCTGACGGTGCGAACGTCGTTCGCCGCGGCGCATCGGCTGCGCGGGTACGACGGGAACTGCGAGCGTCTGCACGGCCACAACTGGCAGGTGGAAGTCACGGTGGAGTCGCCGACGCTCGACGAACGGGGGATCGCCCTCGACTTCCGGGTCCTCAAGACGTCGCTGCACGACCTGCTCTCCCGGTTCGACCACCGGTACCTGAACGAGGTCCCACCGTTCGACGGGACGAACCCGTCGTCGGAGAATCTCGCGCGCCACTTGTACGAGGAATTGGAAAAATCGGTCCCGGCGCCGGCGCGCGTGTCCCGCGTCACCGTGTGGGAATCCGACGATGCCCGGGCCGGCTACTCCCGGCGGGATTGA
- a CDS encoding valine--tRNA ligase, which translates to MNEKEPEKEKPYDPKSVEERWYAAWIAAGSFHADPSRPGDPYSIVIPPPNVTGSLHMGHALNITLQDILLRYARMNGRNALWLPGTDHAGIATQNVVERELAKEGISRQELGREAFIERVWKWKERSGGTILNQLKRLGAACDWERERFTMDEGLSRAVREAFVRLYRKGLVYRGRYIINWCPRCRTALSDLEVSYVEKKGALWYIRYPGMAGEEGVVVATTRPETMLGDTAVAVNPKDDRFAGLVGTTLRLPLMDRPIPVVADEMVDREFGTGAVKITPAHDANDFEVARRHGLPSVRVIDEAGAMTPDAGAFAGMDRFACRDAVVAKLAEEGLLVREEPYLHNIGHCYRCRTVVEPAESTQWFVKTKPLAAAAIRAVREGETRIVPAQWEKTYFEWMENIHDWCISRQIWWGHRIPAFHCRACGKTMVEIDPPTRCDACGGDDIHQEEDVLDTWFSSGLWPFSTLGWPERTADLERYYPTSVLVTGFDILFFWVARMMMMGIEFTGKAPFRDVVIHALVRDARGEKMSKTRGNVIDPLEVIDRFGTDAFRFTLVALAAQGRDIRMSDDRVEGYRNFMNKLYQAGRFVRMHVDDATPWELPDELPVTDRWILSRLQRVIDEVRRGIEEYRFNEASSAFYQFVWHEFCDWYLEMIKPALSPGAGEVERQVQRAVLIQVYETILALGHPFIPFLTEELWHALPGERGLLYDRPYPVVDVDATDENVEDEMAHLMEVIRAIRNIRSELNVPPGKKVEVRLKGLAEEQKFLRDHGEIIRRLARAGRVAYVDPDYIPVKDATAVVNDIEVCLPLEGLIDFGQEAKRLRKEVEKAGAEYARVAGQLGNPRFTANAPPDIVGALRDRENALEQKIAKLGRNLELVSRYLA; encoded by the coding sequence ATGAACGAGAAGGAACCGGAGAAAGAAAAACCGTACGATCCGAAGTCCGTGGAGGAGCGCTGGTACGCCGCCTGGATCGCGGCGGGCTCCTTTCACGCCGACCCGTCCCGTCCCGGCGATCCGTACTCGATCGTCATCCCGCCGCCGAACGTCACCGGCTCCCTCCACATGGGACACGCGCTGAACATCACGCTGCAGGACATCCTCCTCCGGTACGCCCGGATGAACGGGCGCAACGCCCTCTGGCTTCCGGGCACCGACCACGCCGGGATCGCCACCCAGAACGTGGTGGAGCGTGAGCTCGCGAAGGAGGGGATCTCCCGGCAGGAGCTTGGGCGGGAGGCCTTCATCGAGCGGGTCTGGAAGTGGAAGGAGCGGAGCGGGGGCACGATCCTGAACCAGTTGAAGCGCCTGGGGGCGGCGTGCGACTGGGAGCGCGAGCGGTTCACGATGGACGAGGGGCTCTCCCGCGCGGTCCGCGAGGCGTTCGTCCGGCTCTACCGGAAGGGGCTCGTCTACCGCGGTCGATACATCATCAACTGGTGTCCCCGCTGCCGCACGGCGCTCTCGGACCTCGAGGTCTCCTACGTGGAGAAGAAGGGGGCGCTCTGGTACATCCGCTACCCCGGGATGGCCGGAGAGGAGGGCGTGGTCGTCGCGACCACGCGTCCCGAGACGATGCTGGGCGACACCGCCGTCGCTGTCAACCCGAAGGACGACCGGTTCGCCGGGCTGGTGGGGACGACCCTGCGGCTGCCGCTGATGGACCGGCCGATTCCCGTGGTGGCCGACGAGATGGTGGACCGCGAGTTCGGGACCGGCGCGGTGAAGATCACGCCGGCGCACGACGCGAACGATTTCGAGGTGGCGAGGCGGCACGGGCTCCCCTCCGTCCGGGTGATCGACGAGGCCGGGGCGATGACGCCGGACGCGGGCGCCTTCGCCGGGATGGACCGGTTCGCGTGCCGCGACGCGGTCGTCGCGAAGCTCGCGGAAGAGGGGCTCCTCGTCCGGGAGGAGCCGTACCTCCACAATATCGGACACTGTTACCGGTGCCGGACCGTGGTCGAGCCGGCGGAGAGCACGCAGTGGTTCGTGAAGACGAAGCCGCTGGCCGCCGCCGCCATCCGCGCGGTGCGTGAGGGCGAGACCCGGATCGTCCCGGCGCAATGGGAGAAGACGTATTTCGAGTGGATGGAGAATATCCACGACTGGTGCATCTCCCGGCAGATCTGGTGGGGGCATCGCATCCCGGCCTTCCACTGCCGGGCGTGCGGGAAGACGATGGTCGAGATCGACCCGCCAACGCGGTGCGATGCGTGCGGGGGGGACGACATCCATCAGGAGGAGGACGTTCTCGATACCTGGTTCTCCTCCGGCCTCTGGCCGTTCTCCACGCTCGGGTGGCCCGAACGCACGGCGGACCTCGAACGGTACTACCCCACCTCCGTGCTGGTGACGGGATTCGACATCCTCTTCTTCTGGGTCGCGCGGATGATGATGATGGGGATCGAGTTCACGGGGAAAGCCCCCTTCCGCGACGTGGTGATCCACGCCCTCGTCCGGGACGCCAGGGGGGAAAAGATGAGCAAGACGCGTGGGAACGTCATCGACCCCCTCGAGGTGATCGACCGGTTCGGCACCGACGCCTTCCGCTTCACACTCGTCGCGCTCGCCGCCCAGGGGCGGGACATCCGGATGTCCGACGACCGGGTCGAGGGGTACCGCAACTTCATGAACAAGCTGTACCAGGCCGGACGCTTCGTCCGGATGCACGTAGACGACGCGACGCCATGGGAGCTTCCGGACGAGCTGCCGGTGACGGACCGGTGGATCCTCTCCCGGCTCCAGCGCGTGATCGACGAGGTCCGCCGCGGGATCGAGGAGTACCGGTTCAACGAGGCAAGCTCCGCCTTCTACCAGTTCGTCTGGCACGAGTTCTGCGACTGGTACCTCGAGATGATCAAGCCCGCGCTTTCCCCCGGTGCGGGCGAGGTGGAACGGCAGGTGCAGCGAGCCGTCCTGATCCAGGTGTACGAAACGATCCTGGCGCTCGGCCATCCGTTCATCCCCTTCCTCACCGAGGAGCTGTGGCACGCCCTGCCGGGGGAGCGGGGGCTCCTGTACGACCGGCCGTACCCCGTCGTCGATGTCGACGCGACCGACGAGAACGTCGAGGACGAGATGGCGCACCTGATGGAGGTCATCCGGGCGATCCGCAACATCCGCAGCGAGCTCAATGTCCCGCCGGGGAAGAAGGTCGAGGTCCGCCTGAAAGGTCTGGCGGAGGAGCAGAAATTCCTGCGGGATCACGGGGAGATCATCCGGCGGCTCGCCCGGGCCGGACGGGTGGCGTACGTCGACCCCGACTACATCCCGGTGAAGGACGCGACCGCGGTGGTGAACGACATCGAGGTCTGCCTCCCCCTGGAAGGGCTCATCGACTTCGGGCAGGAGGCGAAGCGGCTGCGCAAGGAGGTGGAGAAGGCCGGCGCGGAGTACGCCCGGGTCGCCGGGCAGCTGGGGAACCCGCGGTTCACCGCCAACGCCCCCCCCGACATCGTCGGAGCCCTGCGCGACCGCGAAAACGCGCTGGAACAGAAGATCGCCAAGCTCGGCAGGAACCTCGAGCTGGTGAGCCGGTACCTGGCATGA
- a CDS encoding VacB/RNase II family 3'-5' exoribonuclease, with protein MRDQAYWERWLRQRPKALEESRASVKEWYREAGVEKGERRAFKAALKALNPDGLKGKREKKPPRRGKGRLSGERTPYGAPRDHRAADGVRAIEGRLRFTREGRPIVVPADPETPIVRIPGHSLAGAWPKDRVLVRLERRRAGGLSYGRVERILARGIRTFVGRYAPTENRSFVRFRDRESDLLLEVDLPEDVSADPGDLVLAEVAEYPKGEREGRARVLRALGKSHTMETLFLAVTSAMDLPVAFPGTVLDEAAAVPQAVRLSARGGGVCHGDEAYPRVDQRDLPFVTIDGEDARDFDDAVCIVRERDGFRLFVAIADVAHYVLPGSPLDREAYLRGTSVYFPDRCIPMLPPELSEGVCSLKAGVNRLTMTVEIPIRPGGRPGTPSFHRSVIRSRARLSYGEVHSFLGTGAPEERGGKGANAKITPEIGRMLRDMATAAGGLTLARFGRGALDLDLPEAEIAVVEGMPASVKPSERFESHRLIEEFMLLANTAVAEFLSGRGDAFLFRIHEEPATEKIEEFEVAAAKLLRRSRPPDRRDTSSLLQAWAELARGGKFERAVHRMLLRSLMLARYGPETKGHFGLALSRYTHFTSPIRRYPDLLVHRVLKAALGDRESADSLRALREKGPEIGIHLSGRERLATEAERALEQRAKALFMAGQVGRAFEGTVSSLVSSGFFVELEGWMIDGMVHVSTLRDDEYRLSPDRMEWVGQYRKRRIGLGDRVRVRVRRADPDRGEVDFLLVEKMPESP; from the coding sequence ATGCGGGACCAGGCGTATTGGGAACGATGGCTCCGGCAGCGCCCGAAGGCGCTCGAGGAGTCTCGCGCGTCGGTGAAGGAATGGTACCGGGAGGCGGGCGTCGAGAAAGGCGAGCGCCGCGCCTTCAAGGCCGCGTTGAAGGCCCTGAATCCGGACGGGTTGAAGGGGAAACGGGAGAAAAAGCCGCCTCGGCGCGGGAAGGGACGGCTCTCCGGAGAGCGCACGCCCTACGGTGCCCCGCGGGACCACCGGGCAGCGGACGGGGTCCGGGCCATCGAGGGACGTCTGCGCTTCACGCGCGAGGGGCGGCCGATCGTGGTTCCGGCCGATCCGGAGACGCCCATCGTACGGATTCCGGGGCACTCCCTCGCCGGTGCGTGGCCCAAGGACCGGGTGCTGGTGCGGCTCGAGCGGCGGCGGGCCGGCGGCCTGTCGTATGGGCGGGTCGAGCGGATCCTCGCACGGGGGATCCGGACCTTTGTCGGCCGATACGCGCCGACGGAAAACCGCTCCTTCGTCCGGTTTCGCGACCGGGAGTCCGATCTGCTCCTCGAGGTGGACCTCCCGGAGGATGTTTCGGCGGACCCCGGGGACCTTGTCCTCGCGGAGGTCGCCGAATACCCGAAGGGGGAGAGGGAAGGGCGGGCCCGCGTACTCCGCGCTCTCGGGAAGTCGCACACGATGGAGACCCTCTTCCTTGCCGTGACCTCCGCGATGGATCTCCCCGTTGCGTTCCCGGGCACCGTGCTGGACGAGGCGGCCGCCGTCCCGCAGGCGGTCCGCCTTTCCGCACGCGGCGGCGGAGTGTGCCATGGGGACGAGGCGTACCCCCGGGTCGACCAGAGGGATCTTCCGTTCGTCACGATCGACGGGGAGGATGCCCGGGATTTCGACGACGCGGTCTGCATCGTCCGGGAACGAGACGGTTTCCGCCTGTTCGTCGCGATCGCCGACGTCGCACATTACGTCCTCCCCGGGTCGCCTCTCGACCGCGAGGCGTACCTCCGCGGCACCAGCGTCTACTTCCCCGATCGCTGTATTCCCATGTTGCCGCCCGAGCTCTCGGAGGGGGTGTGCAGCCTGAAGGCCGGTGTGAACCGCCTCACGATGACCGTCGAAATTCCGATCCGGCCGGGGGGCAGGCCGGGGACTCCGTCCTTCCACAGATCCGTCATTCGAAGCCGCGCGCGCCTGAGCTACGGCGAGGTCCATTCCTTTCTCGGAACCGGCGCTCCCGAAGAGAGGGGGGGAAAGGGCGCGAACGCGAAGATCACCCCGGAGATCGGGCGGATGCTGCGCGACATGGCGACGGCGGCGGGAGGATTGACCCTTGCGCGGTTCGGTCGGGGCGCTCTCGATCTTGACCTGCCCGAGGCGGAGATCGCCGTCGTGGAAGGGATGCCCGCCTCCGTGAAACCGTCGGAACGGTTCGAATCCCACCGTCTGATCGAGGAGTTCATGCTGCTGGCGAACACGGCGGTGGCCGAGTTCCTGTCCGGCCGCGGCGACGCCTTCCTCTTCCGGATCCACGAGGAGCCCGCCACGGAGAAGATCGAGGAGTTCGAGGTCGCGGCCGCCAAACTTCTGCGCCGTTCCCGTCCTCCCGATCGACGCGACACGTCTTCCCTTCTGCAGGCATGGGCGGAGCTTGCGCGCGGTGGAAAATTCGAGAGGGCGGTCCACAGGATGCTCCTGCGCAGCCTGATGCTCGCACGCTACGGTCCCGAAACGAAGGGGCATTTCGGTCTTGCCCTCTCGCGGTACACCCATTTCACCTCCCCCATCCGCCGCTACCCGGACCTCCTTGTCCATCGGGTGCTCAAGGCGGCGCTCGGGGATCGGGAATCGGCCGACTCCCTTCGCGCTCTACGGGAAAAGGGGCCGGAGATCGGAATCCACCTTTCCGGAAGGGAGCGGTTGGCGACGGAGGCGGAGCGGGCGCTCGAACAGCGGGCGAAGGCGCTGTTCATGGCGGGGCAGGTGGGGCGCGCCTTCGAAGGGACCGTCTCTTCCCTCGTCTCCTCGGGATTCTTCGTGGAGCTGGAAGGCTGGATGATCGACGGGATGGTTCACGTTTCGACGCTGCGGGACGATGAATACCGGCTCTCGCCGGACCGGATGGAGTGGGTCGGGCAATATCGGAAACGCCGGATCGGGCTTGGCGACCGGGTGCGCGTGCGGGTGCGCCGCGCCGACCCCGACCGGGGTGAGGTCGATTTCCTGCTGGTTGAAAAGATGCCCGAATCTCCTTAA
- a CDS encoding response regulator, translating into MPKKLLLAEDSLTIRKVFGLALSRSDIAITAVDNGEDAVRLAVEILPDLVVADITLPGKDGFAVSAELRGMEKTEKIPVLILSGTLVPLDEARLKASGASGVLFKPFESRELVESIDRLLREGTAVPESRKTEGAPPADERWDFSDVMEEVEAESGIAAATAPAGEVLLPGAILPGGTGPTPAFNEFDVSVDEIEESAREYPAETPPTAPIRNVEHVEPGFPMDSPPPVTDLSPALDEVEEIEEIENLEEVAAPMPPAGDVLTETPASLRILPVRAVETVDWEPVTAVDEPLPTPTSVQEPAVTEPAVAEHAVEESPSAPPASFAAPADAGSRPTDAELRDLFTGRAEEIFRTVASEAVEKVMWEMTDRLTAEFSAKIRESVEAIAWEVIPSTAEALIREEIARIRGQAGKPSP; encoded by the coding sequence ATGCCGAAAAAGCTTCTTCTCGCGGAAGACAGTCTGACCATACGGAAAGTGTTCGGGCTCGCCTTGTCCCGCTCGGATATCGCGATCACCGCGGTCGACAACGGGGAGGATGCCGTCCGCCTCGCGGTCGAGATCCTCCCCGACCTGGTGGTCGCCGACATCACCTTGCCCGGGAAAGACGGCTTCGCCGTCTCCGCGGAACTCCGCGGCATGGAGAAGACCGAAAAGATCCCCGTCCTCATCCTCTCCGGTACCCTGGTTCCCCTCGACGAGGCGCGCCTCAAGGCCAGCGGGGCGAGTGGGGTCCTTTTCAAGCCGTTCGAGTCCAGGGAGTTGGTGGAGAGCATCGATCGTCTCCTGCGCGAGGGGACGGCGGTCCCGGAGTCCCGGAAAACGGAGGGGGCGCCGCCGGCCGACGAGCGCTGGGATTTCAGCGACGTCATGGAAGAGGTCGAGGCCGAGTCGGGGATAGCCGCGGCGACCGCGCCGGCGGGGGAAGTGTTGCTCCCCGGGGCGATTCTCCCCGGGGGGACCGGCCCCACCCCCGCTTTCAACGAGTTCGATGTGTCGGTCGACGAGATCGAAGAGAGCGCGCGCGAATATCCGGCGGAGACGCCCCCCACCGCGCCCATCCGGAACGTCGAGCACGTTGAACCCGGCTTCCCGATGGATTCGCCGCCGCCCGTGACCGACCTTTCGCCTGCGCTGGACGAGGTGGAGGAGATCGAGGAAATCGAGAACCTCGAGGAGGTGGCGGCTCCCATGCCGCCGGCCGGAGATGTTTTGACCGAAACGCCTGCCTCGCTCCGGATCCTTCCGGTCCGCGCGGTGGAAACGGTCGACTGGGAACCGGTCACGGCCGTCGACGAGCCCCTCCCGACACCTACCTCCGTCCAGGAGCCTGCCGTCACGGAGCCCGCGGTGGCGGAACATGCCGTCGAAGAGTCGCCTTCGGCCCCGCCCGCGTCGTTCGCCGCCCCGGCCGACGCAGGATCCCGGCCGACCGACGCGGAGCTGCGGGATCTCTTCACCGGCCGTGCCGAGGAGATCTTCCGGACCGTCGCCTCCGAGGCGGTGGAAAAGGTGATGTGGGAGATGACGGACCGTCTCACCGCGGAGTTCTCCGCGAAGATTCGCGAGTCTGTCGAGGCGATCGCGTGGGAGGTGATCCCATCCACCGCGGAAGCGCTCATCCGCGAGGAGATCGCCCGGATCCGCGGCCAGGCCGGGAAGCCTTCCCCCTGA
- a CDS encoding type I restriction endonuclease subunit R: MSGNFTESVVEDAALAWLKALGYATLQGPDIAVGEPAAERTDPNFRDVILEGRLRQTFSRMNPALPSEALEDAYRKLTRTDAPSLLESNRAIHRLLVDGITVEYRRKDGSIAGAQAQVIDFDDPDNNDWLAVNQFTVVDGQHTRRPDVVLFVNGLPLAVIELKNPADENATVWSAFQQLQTYQAQIPTLFATNSALVVSDGVQARIGTLGDGKEWFKPWRTITGREDAPAKLTQLQVLLEGVFEKRRFLDLLRHFVVFEDLGGGKLIKKMAGYHQFHAVNAAVEETLRAATPTADVARDPEGHYESGLRPGGDPGDRRVGVVWHTQGSGKSLTMAFYAGRMILHPGMANPTIVVLTDRNDLDDQLFGTFARCRDLLRQPPVQAADRADLREKLSVASGGVVFTTIQKFFPEEKGGRQQVLSSRRNIVVIADEAHRSQYDFIDGFARHMRDALPNASFIGFTGTPIEKTDANTRAVFGDYISVYDIQRAVADKATVPIYYEGRLAKLELKESEKPKIDPKFEEVTEGEEVERREKLKSKWAQLEAVVGSENRIRKIARDLVDHFEKRLAVMDGKAMVVVMSRRIAVELHREIIALRPGWHSDDDEQGALKVVMTGSASDPLEWQEHIRNKPRREALALRFRDPSDGFKIVIVRDMWLTGFDAPSLHTMYVDKPMRGHGLMQAIARVNRVFKDKPGGLVVDYLGLADELKAALATYTEAGGKGAPALDQADAVAVMIEKYEVCLGLFHGFEWTLWTTGTPQDRLSLLPAAQEHILAQEDGKSRLLRSVTELSQAFALSVPHTEAMRIRDDVAFFQAVRAVLAKGTPGEQRTDEELDHAIRQIISKAVISGEVVDIFAAAGLKKPDISILSDEFLAEVRGMPQRNLAVELLQKLLKGEIRTRLRRNVVLAKSFADLLEQAVRRYQSRAIETAQVIEELIGLAKQMRDANQRGESLGLTEDELAFYDALETNDSAVKVLGEPTLKEIARELVATVKKNVTIDWTMRENVRAHLRVIVKRILRKYGYPPDKQEKATALVLEQTEVLSLEWAESVDNA, translated from the coding sequence ATGAGCGGCAACTTCACTGAATCCGTTGTCGAGGATGCCGCTCTTGCTTGGCTGAAAGCACTGGGGTACGCGACCCTTCAAGGCCCGGACATCGCCGTTGGCGAGCCTGCAGCCGAACGCACCGACCCGAACTTCCGTGATGTCATCCTCGAAGGCCGCCTCCGGCAGACCTTCTCACGCATGAATCCAGCACTGCCGTCCGAGGCACTGGAGGACGCCTACCGGAAGCTCACGCGCACCGATGCCCCTTCCCTGCTGGAAAGCAACCGCGCAATCCACCGGCTGCTGGTGGACGGCATCACGGTGGAATATCGCCGCAAGGACGGCTCCATTGCCGGGGCTCAGGCCCAGGTGATTGATTTCGATGACCCTGACAACAACGACTGGCTGGCAGTCAACCAATTCACCGTGGTCGATGGGCAGCACACGCGCCGGCCCGACGTGGTGCTGTTCGTCAATGGGCTCCCTCTGGCAGTCATCGAACTCAAGAATCCGGCCGACGAGAACGCGACGGTCTGGTCGGCGTTCCAGCAGCTCCAGACCTACCAAGCGCAGATCCCAACGCTCTTCGCCACCAACTCCGCGTTGGTCGTCTCCGACGGCGTGCAGGCCCGTATCGGGACGCTGGGTGACGGCAAGGAATGGTTCAAGCCATGGCGCACGATTACCGGACGCGAGGATGCGCCGGCGAAGCTTACTCAACTGCAGGTACTGCTGGAGGGCGTGTTCGAGAAGCGCCGCTTCCTGGACCTCCTGCGACACTTCGTCGTGTTCGAGGACCTTGGCGGTGGCAAGCTCATCAAGAAGATGGCCGGCTACCACCAGTTCCACGCGGTCAACGCCGCCGTCGAGGAGACGCTGCGCGCCGCTACCCCGACGGCGGACGTGGCCCGGGACCCAGAAGGCCATTACGAATCAGGCCTCCGCCCAGGAGGCGACCCGGGGGACAGGCGTGTCGGTGTCGTCTGGCACACGCAGGGCTCGGGCAAGAGCCTGACGATGGCGTTCTACGCCGGCCGGATGATCCTCCACCCCGGGATGGCAAACCCGACCATCGTCGTCCTCACCGACCGAAACGACCTCGACGACCAGCTCTTTGGCACCTTCGCCCGCTGCCGCGATCTCCTGCGCCAGCCTCCGGTGCAGGCCGCGGACCGGGCCGACCTTCGCGAGAAACTCTCCGTGGCCTCGGGCGGCGTCGTGTTCACCACGATCCAGAAGTTCTTCCCCGAGGAGAAAGGCGGCCGGCAACAGGTCCTATCGTCCAGGCGCAACATCGTGGTCATCGCCGACGAAGCCCACCGCAGCCAGTACGATTTCATCGACGGGTTCGCCCGGCACATGCGGGACGCGCTCCCCAACGCCTCGTTCATCGGATTCACGGGCACGCCGATCGAGAAGACCGACGCCAACACGCGCGCGGTGTTCGGCGACTACATCAGCGTCTACGACATCCAGCGGGCGGTGGCCGACAAGGCCACCGTCCCCATTTACTACGAGGGCCGGCTGGCCAAGCTGGAGCTCAAGGAGTCGGAGAAGCCGAAGATAGACCCGAAGTTCGAGGAGGTCACCGAGGGCGAGGAGGTCGAGCGCCGGGAGAAGCTCAAGAGCAAGTGGGCGCAACTCGAAGCGGTGGTGGGCTCGGAGAACCGCATCCGGAAGATCGCCCGCGACCTGGTCGACCACTTCGAGAAGCGGCTCGCTGTTATGGACGGGAAGGCGATGGTGGTAGTCATGAGTCGTCGCATCGCCGTGGAGCTTCACCGGGAGATCATCGCCCTGCGTCCTGGCTGGCACAGCGACGATGACGAGCAGGGAGCGCTCAAGGTGGTGATGACCGGCTCCGCCTCGGACCCGCTGGAGTGGCAGGAGCACATCCGCAACAAACCTCGCCGGGAGGCGCTGGCGCTGCGATTCCGCGACCCCTCGGACGGCTTCAAGATCGTGATCGTGCGGGACATGTGGCTCACCGGTTTCGACGCGCCGAGCCTCCACACGATGTACGTGGACAAGCCGATGCGCGGCCACGGGCTGATGCAGGCGATTGCCCGGGTGAACCGGGTGTTCAAGGACAAGCCCGGCGGGCTGGTGGTGGACTACCTCGGCCTCGCCGACGAGCTCAAGGCCGCGCTCGCCACCTATACGGAGGCCGGTGGAAAGGGTGCGCCCGCCCTCGACCAAGCCGATGCCGTGGCCGTCATGATCGAGAAGTACGAGGTGTGCCTCGGGCTGTTCCACGGCTTCGAGTGGACCCTCTGGACCACCGGCACTCCCCAAGACCGCCTCTCGCTGCTCCCCGCCGCGCAGGAGCACATCCTCGCTCAGGAAGACGGGAAGAGCCGACTGCTGAGGTCCGTTACGGAGCTATCCCAGGCCTTCGCGCTCTCCGTGCCGCACACGGAGGCGATGCGCATCCGGGACGACGTGGCGTTCTTCCAGGCGGTACGGGCCGTCTTGGCCAAGGGGACCCCCGGGGAGCAGAGGACCGACGAGGAGCTCGACCACGCCATCCGTCAGATCATCTCCAAGGCGGTCATCTCCGGCGAGGTCGTGGACATCTTCGCCGCCGCGGGCCTCAAGAAGCCCGACATCTCGATCCTCTCCGACGAGTTCCTCGCCGAGGTCCGGGGCATGCCGCAGCGGAATCTCGCTGTCGAGCTGCTGCAGAAGCTGCTCAAGGGCGAGATCAGGACCCGGCTGAGGCGCAACGTCGTGCTAGCCAAATCGTTCGCCGATCTCCTCGAACAGGCGGTGCGAAGGTACCAGAGCCGCGCCATCGAGACCGCCCAGGTCATCGAGGAGCTTATCGGGCTGGCGAAACAGATGCGGGACGCAAACCAGCGAGGGGAGTCCCTCGGACTGACAGAGGACGAGCTTGCCTTCTACGACGCGTTGGAGACGAACGACAGTGCGGTGAAAGTGCTGGGGGAGCCGACCCTCAAGGAGATCGCCCGCGAGCTGGTCGCGACGGTCAAGAAGAACGTCACGATCGACTGGACCATGCGCGAGAACGTCCGCGCCCACCTGCGAGTGATCGTGAAGCGGATCCTTCGGAAATACGGCTACCCGCCGGACAAGCAGGAGAAGGCGACCGCCCTCGTGCTGGAGCAGACCGAGGTGCTGTCGCTGGAGTGGGCGGAGTCGGTGGACAATGCCTAA